A single genomic interval of Sulfurimonas sp. C5 harbors:
- a CDS encoding RluA family pseudouridine synthase: protein MPFVIEKFSVEKKQRLFLFLMKELGYTQKEAQRLIAKGRVAYNGDVVTKASEEVEGEIEFIHFEPVTKGLKPIYIEKEFVVFDKPSGVLIHPQNRNTEYSLIDELKYQYGKDANITHRIDKETSGLVLCATNKQSEKDIKIMFQERDMKKTYLAMVHGEFKEEMIVEAPLLRYQDKNSALIRMVVKVDEKGKASKTSFKPLKYFKELDMTLVECKPHTGRQHQIRVHLFHVKHPIVGDPVYGQKEEDLVRYLDRELTDEERKVLSGASRLLLHAHELEFELYNHTYKIKSEVDFEKLSLELLGCE from the coding sequence AGCTAGGCTATACTCAAAAAGAAGCACAGCGACTTATTGCAAAAGGAAGAGTGGCTTACAATGGGGATGTAGTTACTAAAGCATCAGAGGAAGTTGAAGGTGAAATAGAGTTTATCCATTTTGAACCAGTTACGAAAGGATTGAAACCTATATATATAGAAAAGGAATTTGTAGTTTTCGATAAGCCAAGCGGAGTACTTATTCACCCACAAAATAGAAATACTGAATATTCATTAATAGATGAATTGAAATATCAATACGGTAAAGATGCAAATATTACACATAGAATAGATAAAGAGACCAGTGGTCTTGTACTCTGTGCTACAAATAAACAAAGCGAAAAAGATATTAAGATAATGTTTCAAGAGAGAGATATGAAAAAAACATATCTTGCTATGGTACATGGAGAGTTTAAAGAGGAAATGATCGTAGAAGCTCCCCTACTTCGTTATCAAGATAAAAACTCTGCATTAATAAGAATGGTAGTTAAAGTTGATGAAAAAGGAAAAGCTTCTAAAACATCTTTTAAACCGTTAAAGTATTTTAAAGAGTTAGATATGACTCTAGTAGAGTGTAAACCACATACCGGAAGACAACATCAAATACGTGTTCATTTGTTTCACGTGAAACATCCAATAGTTGGTGATCCTGTTTACGGTCAAAAAGAGGAAGATTTAGTTCGCTATTTAGATCGAGAGCTTACAGATGAAGAGAGAAAAGTTTTAAGCGGAGCATCAAGATTATTATTACATGCACATGAACTAGAATTCGAACTTTATAATCACACATATAAAATCAAGAGTGAAGTTGATTTTGAAAAACTTTCTTTAGAACTTCTAGGATGTGAATAA
- the rlmN gene encoding 23S rRNA (adenine(2503)-C(2))-methyltransferase RlmN, whose product MTNIKQSLYDFTLKELSELVKPSFRAKQIYGWLYHQYAQSFEEMKNIPKNLKEELAEKYIVNPMKIVRKEESSDGTIKYLFELQDGKTVEAVWLKMKEDQFDEDGKLIQEAKYTICVSTQVGCKVGCAFCLTAKGGFTRDLTAGEIVAQVVNLKRDNEHKHNRKINIVYMGMGEPLDNLDNLAKAIEIFKEDDGLSISGKRQTVSTSGLSNKIDALGKMDLGVHIAISLHAVDDALRTELIPMNKAHNINSIIDAVKRFPIDTRKRVMFEYLVIKNKNDDLGSAKKLVKLLSGIKAKVNLIYFNPYPGSDYERPSYEDMHKFQEYLIKHGLLSTIRDSKGIDISAACGQLKEKTQEEMKQS is encoded by the coding sequence ATGACTAACATAAAACAATCGCTTTACGATTTTACGTTAAAAGAGCTTAGTGAGCTTGTAAAACCATCATTTAGAGCAAAACAGATATATGGCTGGCTCTATCACCAGTATGCGCAAAGCTTTGAAGAGATGAAAAACATTCCTAAAAATCTCAAAGAAGAGTTAGCAGAAAAATACATTGTTAATCCTATGAAGATTGTACGTAAAGAGGAATCGAGTGATGGTACAATCAAATATCTTTTTGAACTCCAAGACGGCAAAACGGTTGAAGCTGTTTGGCTTAAAATGAAAGAGGACCAGTTCGATGAAGATGGGAAACTCATTCAAGAAGCAAAATATACTATCTGTGTATCAACACAAGTAGGATGTAAAGTAGGGTGTGCATTTTGTTTAACGGCTAAAGGCGGTTTTACACGCGATCTTACAGCTGGGGAGATTGTAGCTCAGGTAGTAAATCTCAAACGTGATAACGAACACAAACATAACCGTAAAATCAATATAGTATATATGGGTATGGGAGAACCGTTAGATAACTTAGATAACCTGGCAAAAGCCATAGAGATATTTAAAGAGGATGACGGTCTGTCTATATCGGGCAAACGACAAACTGTTAGTACGAGTGGTTTGAGCAATAAAATAGATGCTCTAGGAAAGATGGATCTAGGTGTTCACATTGCAATTTCACTTCATGCAGTTGATGATGCTCTTAGAACTGAACTTATTCCTATGAATAAGGCGCATAACATTAACTCTATTATAGATGCGGTAAAACGTTTTCCAATTGACACAAGAAAACGCGTTATGTTTGAATATTTAGTTATTAAAAACAAAAATGATGATCTTGGAAGTGCAAAAAAACTTGTTAAACTGCTCTCTGGAATCAAAGCAAAAGTAAATCTTATCTATTTTAATCCATATCCGGGAAGTGATTATGAACGCCCTAGCTATGAGGATATGCATAAATTCCAAGAATATCTTATAAAACATGGCTTATTATCTACAATACGTGATTCTAAAGGTATAGACATCAGCGCTGCATGTGGTCAACTCAAAGAAAAAACTCAAGAAGAGATGAAACAATCTTAA
- a CDS encoding purine-nucleoside phosphorylase: MIICAGNNETFDFATPMGVGLVETAMNITRLCLFDKPEFLLFVGTAGSYGQANIFDIIESKTAANIELAFLDNCAYTPIDNVVSTNIEEKKDVIVNSSNYISTCKEKTAKFLNYGIGIENMEFFSVLQIAKEFNIPAGGVFCVTNYTDENAHKDFIQNHEKAKKLLEEHTKRRIKELTQR; the protein is encoded by the coding sequence ATGATCATATGTGCAGGGAACAACGAAACATTTGATTTTGCAACTCCTATGGGAGTAGGGCTTGTTGAAACTGCAATGAATATAACACGTCTTTGTTTGTTTGATAAACCTGAATTTTTACTCTTTGTAGGGACTGCAGGCAGTTACGGTCAAGCAAATATATTTGACATTATAGAGAGTAAAACAGCAGCTAACATTGAACTTGCATTTTTAGACAACTGTGCTTATACACCTATTGACAATGTAGTATCTACTAACATTGAAGAAAAAAAAGATGTTATTGTGAATAGTTCAAATTATATAAGTACGTGTAAAGAGAAAACAGCAAAGTTTTTAAACTATGGAATAGGTATAGAAAACATGGAATTTTTTTCCGTTTTACAGATCGCAAAAGAGTTTAATATTCCAGCAGGTGGTGTATTTTGTGTTACAAATTATACTGATGAAAATGCACATAAAGACTTTATACAAAACCATGAAAAAGCAAAAAAGCTACTAGAAGAGCATACTAAAAGACGCATCAAGGAACTAACACAAAGATGA
- a CDS encoding NAD(P)H-dependent oxidoreductase: MENIKQTLLDAYNFRHACKLFDATKKINDEDFNFILETARLSPTSFGMEGVRLTVITNEQLKKDIKPFCWNQNQIDSCSHLVIFKTRTKDLKPYSEWVKDKFSQRKLPKEAQEKYMQVYENFHKSLKSDDIYEWGTRQAYIMFSSMITSAALIGIDSCPIEGFEKEALEQLLSIDTNEEEISLVCTFGYRENPQPQKFRLNLEDMCEFKK; this comes from the coding sequence ATGGAAAACATCAAACAAACTCTTTTAGACGCATATAACTTTCGCCATGCATGCAAACTTTTTGATGCGACAAAAAAAATTAATGATGAAGACTTTAACTTCATTCTAGAAACAGCAAGACTTAGTCCAACTTCATTTGGTATGGAGGGTGTGCGACTAACAGTTATAACAAATGAGCAATTAAAAAAAGATATTAAACCATTTTGTTGGAACCAAAATCAAATCGATAGTTGTTCACATCTTGTAATTTTTAAAACAAGAACAAAAGATTTAAAACCGTATAGTGAATGGGTAAAAGATAAATTTTCTCAAAGAAAACTTCCAAAAGAAGCTCAAGAAAAATATATGCAGGTATATGAAAACTTTCATAAATCTCTTAAGAGCGATGATATTTACGAATGGGGTACTCGTCAAGCATATATAATGTTTAGCTCAATGATTACTTCTGCAGCACTCATCGGTATCGACTCATGTCCAATTGAAGGTTTTGAAAAAGAGGCTTTAGAACAACTTCTTTCAATAGATACAAATGAAGAAGAGATCTCTTTGGTTTGTACTTTTGGTTATAGAGAAAACCCTCAGCCTCAAAAATTTAGACTCAATTTAGAAGATATGTGTGAGTTTAAAAAATGA
- the hisF gene encoding imidazole glycerol phosphate synthase subunit HisF, producing MNYFAKRIIPCLDVKDGRVVKGVNFVGLQDAGDPVEVARRYNEEGADEITFLDITASSDNRDTIVDIVEQVAKEIFIPLTVGGGIRKLDDIYKLLNVGCDKVSVNSAAIKRPELIDEGAKRFGSQCIVTAIDVKKTGDRYNVYLNGGRVDTGIDAIEWAKEAVERGSGEILLTSMDADGTKAGFELNITKAISEAVNVPVIASGGAGTMEHIKDAFNSGADAALAASIFHYKEIDIMELKHYLHENNIPVRL from the coding sequence ATGAATTATTTTGCTAAAAGAATTATCCCTTGTTTGGATGTAAAAGATGGTCGTGTTGTTAAAGGTGTTAACTTTGTCGGTTTACAAGATGCGGGTGATCCTGTAGAAGTAGCTCGTCGTTATAATGAAGAGGGTGCAGATGAGATCACGTTTTTAGATATTACAGCTTCTTCTGACAATCGCGATACTATAGTAGATATAGTAGAACAGGTTGCAAAAGAGATCTTTATTCCACTTACAGTTGGTGGTGGTATCCGTAAGCTTGATGATATCTATAAACTTTTAAATGTAGGTTGTGATAAAGTAAGTGTGAACTCAGCTGCAATCAAACGTCCTGAACTTATCGATGAAGGTGCAAAGAGATTTGGTAGCCAATGTATAGTTACAGCAATCGATGTGAAAAAGACAGGTGACAGATACAACGTTTACCTTAACGGAGGTAGGGTAGACACAGGTATAGATGCTATCGAATGGGCAAAAGAAGCTGTTGAGCGTGGAAGTGGTGAGATTTTACTTACTTCAATGGATGCTGACGGTACAAAAGCCGGATTCGAGCTAAATATTACAAAAGCTATCTCTGAAGCTGTTAACGTTCCTGTAATAGCAAGTGGTGGAGCAGGGACTATGGAACATATTAAAGATGCATTTAATTCAGGAGCAGATGCAGCATTAGCTGCAAGTATCTTCCATTATAAAGAGATCGATATAATGGAACTTAAACACTATTTACACGAGAATAACATCCCAGTAAGGTTGTAA
- a CDS encoding CZB domain-containing protein — protein sequence MTKEEVLEHLRSAKSAHIKWVQKAKLLINGIDVEESAIPVDSTECNFGKWFYGDGQVLNSLSNNPLECMQSIEKLHFKLHDQYLQIFNIYFSQEKKAGFFAKLLGMKRKEISKTEHDLAEKYYFEMEDISKQLLEEINRLERRLIAIPKSKIEELV from the coding sequence ATGACAAAAGAAGAGGTATTGGAGCATTTAAGATCTGCTAAATCTGCACATATTAAATGGGTTCAAAAGGCAAAACTGCTTATAAACGGGATTGATGTGGAAGAGAGTGCTATACCAGTAGATTCAACGGAATGTAATTTTGGGAAATGGTTCTATGGTGACGGACAAGTGTTGAACTCTTTATCTAATAATCCTCTAGAGTGTATGCAAAGTATTGAAAAATTGCATTTTAAATTACATGATCAATATTTACAGATCTTTAATATCTATTTTTCACAAGAGAAAAAAGCAGGTTTTTTTGCCAAACTTCTTGGTATGAAAAGAAAAGAGATCAGTAAGACTGAACATGATTTGGCAGAGAAATATTATTTCGAAATGGAAGATATATCAAAACAACTGCTGGAGGAGATTAACAGGCTTGAACGCCGTTTAATTGCAATTCCTAAATCTAAGATAGAAGAATTGGTCTAA
- the rsmA gene encoding 16S rRNA (adenine(1518)-N(6)/adenine(1519)-N(6))-dimethyltransferase RsmA, which yields MNNHNVVAKKKFGQNFLQDQEVLRKIIEAMPKNDNKIVEIGPGLGDLTKFLVDVKSVEAFEVDTDLCKLLQSKFREEINTKRLHINCGDVLEAWQSELIDEPYDLVANLPYYIATNIILKALADPMCKNILVMVQLEVAEKFCANEGDKVFGSLGVITQSVGTAKIVVKVPPTAFDPQPKVDSAVFLIEKQKDRSDNAFEAFLRVAFTQPRKTLMKNLSAKYEKSKLQEAFSELELLSTIRPHQVSTKDYHQLYKKII from the coding sequence ATGAATAACCATAATGTTGTGGCAAAAAAGAAATTTGGACAAAACTTTTTACAAGATCAGGAAGTTTTGCGCAAAATCATCGAAGCGATGCCCAAAAATGACAATAAAATTGTTGAAATTGGACCTGGCTTAGGTGATTTAACTAAATTTTTAGTTGATGTCAAAAGTGTAGAAGCTTTTGAGGTAGATACCGATTTATGTAAACTGTTACAGAGTAAATTTCGAGAAGAGATCAATACCAAGCGACTCCATATAAACTGTGGAGATGTTTTAGAAGCTTGGCAGAGTGAGCTTATAGATGAGCCGTATGATTTAGTGGCAAATTTGCCCTACTATATTGCGACAAATATCATCTTAAAAGCGCTTGCAGATCCGATGTGTAAAAATATACTCGTAATGGTTCAGCTTGAAGTTGCAGAGAAATTTTGTGCAAATGAAGGCGATAAAGTTTTTGGTTCTTTGGGGGTCATTACCCAAAGTGTAGGAACTGCTAAAATAGTAGTAAAAGTTCCGCCAACTGCTTTTGATCCTCAGCCAAAAGTTGATTCTGCAGTTTTTCTTATTGAGAAGCAAAAAGATAGATCAGACAATGCTTTTGAGGCTTTTTTGAGAGTTGCATTCACACAGCCTCGAAAAACATTGATGAAAAATCTTTCTGCTAAATATGAAAAATCAAAACTTCAAGAGGCTTTTAGTGAACTAGAGCTTTTATCGACTATTCGCCCTCATCAAGTTTCAACTAAGGACTATCACCAACTCTATAAAAAAATCATATAA
- a CDS encoding ribonuclease J: MAEETREVQQKPQTDLKANHRRNAKRSKTNNPSNQNKSSDEKSAKPANNRSRNNNRGSSSRGRRQSTPTDENLKSFVTKNQESHKKRLNPHYKLDLNSKAKVRITPLGGLGEIGGNIAVFETENEAILIDVGMSFPDEEMHGVDILIPDFAYLREIKHKIVAVIITHAHEDHIGAMPYLYKEMQFPIYGTPLPLAMIGNKFDEHHLKDCRKYFNPIEKRQVYKIGNDFEIEWMHMTHSIIDSSSLAITTEAGTIIHTGDFKIDHTPVDGYPADLHRLAYYGDRGVLCLLSDSTNSHNPNPTPSELTVAPALDRAFSKAEGRVILSTFSSNIHRVYQAIQYGVKHGRKVCVIGRSMERNIEIAMQYDYIRFPKNIFVDAEEVSRMNDKDVLIVTTGSQGEANSALFRMSIGEHRHIKIKPTDLIILSSRAIPGNEGSISNMMNFIQKCGATVSMDRDIHVSGHASIEEQKLMLRLVNPKFFLPVHGEYNHVMKHKETAILCGVPERNVLLMTDGEQIEVAPKYMRKVKTVKTGKTYIDNQNNLEIEDDIVIDRQKLANDGVVMIVAEVSEQDAKMLNKPKVTSFGLVADKKDKAFAKEIEDVLENFLINMKPGLISNHKAFEADLRQAVRKHIYRRMKKYPLIVPHTFIH; this comes from the coding sequence ATGGCAGAAGAGACAAGAGAGGTTCAACAAAAACCTCAAACAGACCTTAAAGCAAACCACAGAAGAAATGCGAAGCGTTCAAAAACAAATAACCCAAGTAACCAAAATAAGTCTTCAGACGAAAAATCTGCAAAACCTGCAAATAACAGAAGTAGAAACAATAATAGAGGTAGTAGCTCAAGAGGGCGTAGACAATCGACTCCTACAGATGAAAATCTTAAATCTTTTGTTACAAAAAACCAAGAGTCTCATAAAAAAAGACTTAATCCACACTATAAATTAGACCTAAACTCAAAAGCTAAAGTACGTATCACACCACTTGGTGGTTTAGGTGAAATCGGTGGGAATATTGCTGTTTTTGAAACAGAAAACGAAGCAATTCTAATTGACGTAGGGATGAGTTTCCCGGATGAAGAGATGCACGGTGTTGATATCTTAATTCCTGATTTTGCATACTTAAGAGAGATCAAGCATAAGATTGTAGCGGTTATCATTACCCATGCTCACGAAGACCATATCGGTGCAATGCCGTATCTTTATAAAGAGATGCAGTTCCCTATTTACGGAACGCCTTTACCGTTAGCGATGATCGGAAATAAATTTGACGAGCACCATTTAAAAGATTGTAGAAAATATTTTAATCCAATCGAGAAGCGTCAAGTTTACAAAATCGGTAATGACTTTGAAATCGAATGGATGCATATGACACACTCGATTATTGATTCATCTTCATTAGCAATTACAACAGAAGCAGGGACTATTATCCATACTGGTGACTTTAAGATAGATCACACTCCTGTAGATGGATATCCAGCAGACTTACACCGTTTAGCATATTATGGAGATAGAGGAGTACTTTGTTTACTAAGTGACTCTACAAACTCGCATAACCCAAATCCTACACCGTCTGAGTTAACTGTAGCACCGGCACTTGATCGTGCTTTTTCTAAAGCTGAGGGCAGGGTGATTCTTTCAACGTTCAGTTCAAACATCCACCGTGTGTACCAAGCTATTCAGTATGGTGTAAAACATGGGCGTAAGGTATGTGTAATCGGTAGAAGTATGGAAAGAAATATCGAGATTGCGATGCAATACGATTATATTAGATTCCCTAAAAACATCTTTGTTGATGCGGAAGAAGTTTCTCGTATGAATGACAAAGATGTTCTTATCGTGACAACAGGTTCACAAGGAGAGGCTAACTCTGCTCTATTTAGAATGAGTATCGGTGAACACAGACATATTAAGATCAAGCCGACAGACTTAATCATCCTTTCTTCTCGTGCAATTCCAGGGAATGAAGGAAGTATTTCAAATATGATGAACTTCATCCAAAAATGTGGGGCTACTGTTTCTATGGACAGAGATATTCACGTTTCTGGTCACGCTTCGATCGAAGAGCAAAAACTAATGCTTCGTTTAGTAAATCCGAAATTCTTCTTACCTGTTCACGGTGAGTACAATCACGTTATGAAGCACAAAGAGACAGCTATTCTGTGTGGAGTACCTGAAAGAAACGTTCTTCTTATGACAGACGGTGAGCAGATCGAAGTTGCACCAAAATATATGAGAAAAGTTAAAACTGTTAAAACAGGTAAGACATATATCGATAACCAAAATAATCTTGAGATTGAAGATGATATCGTAATCGATCGTCAAAAACTTGCGAATGACGGTGTTGTAATGATCGTGGCAGAAGTAAGTGAACAAGATGCGAAAATGCTAAACAAACCAAAAGTAACTTCATTTGGTTTAGTAGCGGACAAAAAAGACAAAGCGTTTGCAAAAGAGATTGAGGATGTACTAGAAAACTTCCTAATCAATATGAAACCAGGTCTTATCAGCAACCATAAAGCGTTTGAGGCTGACTTACGTCAAGCGGTACGTAAACATATCTATAGAAGAATGAAAAAATATCCGCTTATCGTTCCTCACACTTTTATCCACTAA
- a CDS encoding TraR/DksA C4-type zinc finger protein — MTQAEKSDLKNTIKDSLKNLQIELEELEKRLIPIKKDCSLDHAAYQTLLQEQAVFFNRYQELQERFERLSSVMVRIDNTEYGICQECEEEIAVERLKLVPESIYCVKCLNRF; from the coding sequence ATGACTCAAGCAGAAAAATCAGATTTAAAAAATACGATAAAAGACTCTTTAAAAAACCTACAAATAGAATTGGAAGAGTTAGAAAAGAGATTAATACCAATTAAAAAAGATTGTTCATTGGACCACGCTGCATATCAGACACTACTTCAAGAGCAAGCAGTTTTTTTTAATAGATATCAAGAGCTTCAGGAAAGATTTGAAAGATTATCTTCTGTAATGGTTCGTATAGATAATACTGAATACGGAATATGTCAAGAGTGTGAAGAGGAAATAGCCGTCGAGCGACTAAAACTTGTTCCGGAGTCTATTTATTGCGTAAAGTGTCTGAATAGGTTTTAA
- the folE gene encoding GTP cyclohydrolase I FolE, giving the protein MSDKNTEFENAVKMMMEHVGEDPSREGLQDTPKRVRKAYEFIYGGYKENPKEILSSALFTSTNDEMVLVKDIEFYSTCEHHLLPIIGRVHVAYIPDGKVVGLSKIPRVVNVFARRMQIQEQLTEQIADAIMDTIEPKGVAVVVEARHMCMEMRGVEKINSTTTSSALRGLFKKDDKTRAEFFSLINSPSGTKF; this is encoded by the coding sequence TTGTCAGATAAAAATACAGAATTTGAAAATGCAGTAAAGATGATGATGGAGCATGTTGGAGAAGATCCTTCTCGTGAAGGCTTACAAGACACTCCAAAACGTGTAAGAAAAGCGTATGAATTTATTTATGGTGGATATAAAGAAAATCCAAAAGAGATCCTCTCATCAGCACTTTTTACAAGTACAAACGATGAGATGGTACTTGTAAAGGATATCGAATTTTATTCAACATGTGAGCATCACTTATTACCAATTATAGGACGTGTACATGTAGCATACATTCCAGATGGTAAAGTTGTCGGACTTTCAAAAATTCCTCGTGTTGTAAATGTTTTTGCACGTCGTATGCAGATTCAAGAGCAATTAACGGAGCAGATAGCAGATGCAATCATGGATACGATTGAACCAAAAGGGGTTGCCGTTGTCGTTGAAGCACGCCATATGTGTATGGAGATGAGAGGGGTTGAGAAAATTAACTCTACTACTACTTCATCGGCTCTTCGTGGTTTATTTAAAAAAGATGATAAAACAAGAGCAGAGTTTTTCTCTTTAATTAATTCTCCGTCAGGGACTAAATTTTAA
- the fliI gene encoding flagellar protein export ATPase FliI: protein MPLSSLKDKLGNKNYSVAFGEVVKINATVIIAKGLRVSISDMVKIVSNDTGQETVGMVTEIDGTSFYITPFSFVEGFRSGDRVFLDATGLNIPVGDALLGRVVDPFMRPIDGKGPIESAKLSPIIKAPIAAMKRGMIDEVFGVGVKSIDGLLTCGKGQKLGIFAGSGVGKSTLMGMIVRGSEAPIKVVALIGERGREVPEFIEKNLGGDLTNTVIVVATSDDSPLMRKYGAFAAMSVAEHFKDKNQDVLFIMDSVTRFAMAQREIGLALGEPPTSKGYPPSSLTLLPQLMERAGKEVGKGSITAFFTVLIEGDDMSDPIADQSRSILDGHIVLSREMTDFGIYPPVHILNSASRVMNDIISQEHYKAAMKFRRLYTLLKENETLIRIGAYNKGTDPELDEAIDKKESMQRFIAQGAMFKVMFEEVVNELIEIME, encoded by the coding sequence ATGCCGCTCTCATCACTAAAAGATAAACTCGGCAATAAAAACTATTCGGTTGCATTTGGCGAAGTTGTAAAGATCAATGCAACTGTGATTATTGCAAAAGGTTTACGTGTAAGCATTAGTGATATGGTTAAAATAGTCTCAAACGATACAGGGCAGGAAACGGTCGGTATGGTTACTGAGATTGACGGAACTTCTTTTTATATTACACCGTTTAGTTTTGTAGAGGGATTCCGCTCGGGTGATCGTGTATTTCTTGATGCAACAGGTTTAAATATTCCTGTCGGTGATGCACTTTTAGGTCGCGTAGTTGATCCTTTTATGCGTCCAATTGACGGCAAAGGTCCTATAGAGAGTGCAAAACTCTCTCCAATTATCAAAGCACCGATTGCTGCGATGAAACGTGGTATGATCGATGAAGTATTTGGAGTAGGGGTCAAAAGCATTGATGGTCTTTTAACTTGTGGAAAAGGACAAAAGTTAGGGATATTTGCAGGAAGCGGTGTTGGTAAATCTACTTTAATGGGGATGATTGTTCGAGGTTCTGAAGCCCCAATTAAAGTAGTTGCACTTATTGGTGAGCGTGGACGTGAAGTACCGGAGTTTATTGAAAAAAATCTTGGAGGCGATCTTACTAACACTGTTATAGTTGTTGCAACAAGTGATGATTCTCCACTTATGAGAAAATACGGTGCCTTTGCTGCTATGAGTGTTGCAGAGCATTTTAAAGATAAAAATCAAGATGTACTTTTCATTATGGACTCTGTAACCCGTTTTGCTATGGCACAGCGTGAAATAGGTTTGGCACTTGGTGAACCACCGACCTCAAAAGGGTATCCGCCTTCATCTTTGACTCTTTTACCGCAACTTATGGAACGTGCAGGAAAAGAGGTAGGCAAGGGTAGTATTACTGCATTTTTTACGGTCCTTATAGAAGGGGATGATATGAGTGATCCAATTGCCGATCAGTCCCGCTCTATTTTAGATGGGCACATTGTTCTCTCAAGAGAGATGACAGATTTCGGTATCTATCCGCCAGTACATATTTTAAACTCGGCTTCGCGTGTAATGAACGATATTATCTCTCAGGAACATTATAAAGCAGCTATGAAATTTCGTCGTTTATATACACTTCTAAAAGAAAATGAGACGCTGATCAGAATAGGTGCTTACAATAAAGGGACAGATCCGGAACTTGATGAAGCGATCGATAAAAAAGAATCGATGCAGCGCTTTATTGCTCAGGGTGCAATGTTTAAAGTAATGTTTGAAGAGGTTGTAAACGAACTTATTGAGATAATGGAGTAA